GCGCTTTCCTCGATAGACCGGCGGGTCACATCGATTACTGGCCAGCCATTGTCCGCAAACATGCGGCGCGCGAATTGCAGCTCGGCTTTGACCCGTTCGTCATCCACATAGGATGTTTCGGTTCCTTCATTGAGCGATAATAGCCGGTTGCGGCGGATCTGGACGAGCCGTTCGGACGCGGTGGTCAGACCAACCACAAGCGGGTGCCGCAATTGAAACAGCGATTCAGGTGGCGGACTTTCAACAACCAGAGGAATGTTCGCGGTTTTATACCCGCGATTGGCGAGATAAATGCTCGTCGGTGTTTTCGAACTGCGCGAAACGCCTGCGAGGACAATGTCTGCCTCTTCCCAATTCTCATGCCCAATGCCGTCATCATGCGCGATGGTGAATTGGATCGCGTCCACCCGCTTAAAGTAATCGTCATCCATCAGGTGTTGACGGCCCGGGCGACCATGCGCCTCTTGCCCCAGTTGTGATTCAAGCGCGGCCGTAACCTGATCAAGCACGGGGACCGCAGGCAGGCCAA
This region of Erythrobacter sp. F6033 genomic DNA includes:
- a CDS encoding pyruvate, water dikinase regulatory protein, coding for MNRLNLHLVSDSTGETLEMIAKAALAQFDDPEVNRHFWPMVRSRQHLDRIVPDLADNPGLVLFTLVNPDTRDRLEEHCRHLGLPAVPVLDQVTAALESQLGQEAHGRPGRQHLMDDDYFKRVDAIQFTIAHDDGIGHENWEEADIVLAGVSRSSKTPTSIYLANRGYKTANIPLVVESPPPESLFQLRHPLVVGLTTASERLVQIRRNRLLSLNEGTETSYVDDERVKAELQFARRMFADNGWPVIDVTRRSIEESAAAIIRLVQERKRKDGQVDGVSKPI